In Alnus glutinosa chromosome 7, dhAlnGlut1.1, whole genome shotgun sequence, the sequence CTCCTAACATATTGAGGAAGTGAATTTTTACGTTGGGTAACAACTTCTTGGCGGGAGTCCCACAAATCCTAACGGAGCTAAGATTAACCTTACAAGTATGCAATCTGACCCTTAGCAAAATCTACCAAAATATTCTTTCACCATATTCTTACTAACTTAGCATGTTTGAgtgtgcaatttttttattttatttttttctttttgtattatatttctACAATCCAAAcatgtatttcaaaaataataaatataattaaaaaaaatatgttatcCAAACATGCCCTTAAATTTTGGTGGCAAGAAATATCTCGACATACGCCTGaaattgtagaaaaatatttttgacatcCGATTTAGCACATATAGAAAAATCTAGGTAAATTTACTGAAATCATCTACAAAGGACTCATAAAAATGACCATTATTTGATAAAGTAAGGAAAGGTCTCAAACATCACTAAAAGTTAAAATTCGAAAGACTCTTTGACCGAAATGAAAGAAGTTTTTCTAGAATACTTTATAGAAGAGTGGTTGGTGTACAATATTGTtatgcaaaaattatttttcttctttataaagctcaattttatataataattaaacaatgtGAGTCTTAACATTTATGACTgtctttataaatcacttaaTCTATATGGTatattccttatttttttttaatataggaCTGAAGTGTTACAAATTCtcaacttaaatttttaatgtttctGTCAAAATTACGTCATGCAATACTCAAACACCACGTGTCATTTCGAAATAGCTCTAATAACATTTGTCCTAAAAGGTAAGGCACCAATTGGACCTTCCATAGCATATAATTGTCGTGAGTTAGCTTCAATGTGACCAGATGATGAAGGTTGTTTAACGGTTTAGATGGCCTAAatcacgtatatatatatatatatatatatatcttcgaTACTCcagtgaaagaaaaacaaaaagagagaaaataaaaaataaaataaaataaaatgttgtgGTCGATAATAAAGAGCCAAGAAAGAGGTTGAAGGCCTGGACAAATGTTCGTGTCTGTGCGTGAAACGTGGCAACATAGAAGccaaccattttctttttctttttcttggcggGGTCCACGCTAAGAGTTTCTGTATATTAGGATAGgataattaagttaattaaccATGATTAGTGATTTACGTAGCAGCTTATCATAGAAACAAattggctttatatatatatatatatacaaaatgagAACAATGATTGGAGGAGGGTGAGGCAGGGAAACGTGGACGGACGTGAGTGGTTGAGGAAATGGAAAGAGGTGGCGTGGTGGGGCTGTGGTTGGAATGTCGGAAGGGGGCGGTGGTGCTGAATTGGTCGGTTGCCTCATGAGTCATGTGATTTTGACATGTCCATCGCCTACAATATTTATGGTGGGTCCGCCCCTATTATTCCTCAAAAGAGAAGACTTTTGCTCCGCCCCTATGACAGCACGTGATAAACTTGAATTGGTGCTGGACCGTCCATCACATAtcgaccgtctatttccgcctaaaatttatttttatattttttgatgttatctatacaattaaaaaaaaattataaaataatttttattttttcatatcataaattattttttaaatttgagtcTCTTATTCTCATACGCCTTCTTTCTCAAAGTTTATTATTTGCCGTCACCGAAGTCCGTCGAAAGTTGCCAATCGTTTTTTGCCatcctaaaaaatgatttcgctaaaaatatttttattttaataagtcCGACATTGGGGTTGGaggtatatgtatgtatattccATGGAAAAGTATATTGTGCTTTGGGGTATGGTTGTTCAAAAgaaatatttctttttgaacTTTGCAaataaggaataatatattCATAGTAATTCTTCTATAATCCTCCTTAAATTATATGTTATTGCAAACGGGACTCTTACATTAaagtttatatttattatttaatttttttttttttctataaaagtGAAAAACCCTTACTTACTCCACGTACTATTGTGTACCTGCAGATTACTGCTAAAACAacatttatttgttctttttagtCTTTAGCTTCCTGTTTAGTGGCCTTGATTCAAAACCAAtgttcattttttccttttcagtcATGTCTTACCTAAAATCTTTTGAAGGAGGCGAAAAAAGAAAGCATGAGAAAAGTCTATTTCCCTCAGTTTTCCATGACGTACAAAACTTCAAGAAACTCCTgccaatgaaaaataaataataataataataataataataaaataaagaattaaaaggTTAAACCCCGCTGCCCAAAAGTTTTCTAAGATAATATTTGGAATCAGGgtcattataattttaaaaaaattgtaaattttcaaattattatgaATTGTTGTTTCTTACATCGAACGGCttgaaaaaatgttatttattaaaaaggTGGCATGTTATCTagccataaaagaaaaaaaaaaaaaaaaaattccttcaattttatttatttatttaatttttgaagatatgtttttttttaataaagcaaAAGACAGTTTTTCAGCGACTTCCAAAAGCTACTGGAGTCGTATTTAGCAAAAGGCGAATCAGAAGAGGCCAGAGAGGCAGGGACATAAACATTTACCAAATGGTGGGGTCATCGAAAGTGAAAGAGACTGAGAATTTGAGATGGGGCGGCAAAGCTAAGCTTATTAATTAACAAGCTTACTCAACTGGAGTCTGGAAACAACCCCATATATACCCCCACTATCTCCTCTGCTTCttccacaacaacaacacaattTTCTCACCAAACCACtcactcatctctctctctctctctctctctctctctctgtcatcCACTCTAGTAAGCACGAGTGCCATGGCGAAGGACATTGAAGTTGGAGGCCAAGGTGGGTTCCCCGCCAAGGACTACCAAGACCCACCGCCGGCGCCGCTGATTGACGCTGAGGAGCTCGCCAAGTGGTCCTTCTACAGGGCTATCATTGCCGAGTTCATTGCCACGCTCTTGTTCCTATACATTACCGTGTTGACGGTCATTGGATACAAGAGCCAGGTCGACAAAACCGCCGGCGGCGAGGACTGCGGTGGCGTTGGCATTCTTGGCATAGCGTGGGCCTTTGGTGGCATGATCTTCGTCCTTGTTTACTGCACTGCTGGTATTTCAGGTTGGTCCTCTGTCACATACACAACTTCAACCTCattgttcttttaaaatttgttcACTAATGGCTAATAATTGTTCCAAACTGAGCAGGAGGGCACATTAACCCGGCGGTGACATTCGGGCTGTTCCTGGCTAGGAAGGTCTCGCTGGTCCGAGCCATTTTGTACATGGTAGCTCAGTGCTTGGGGGCCATATGCGGATGTGGGCTGGTGAAGGCATTCCAGAGCGCTCACTACGGCAGGTACGGTGGCGGTGCCAACGAGCTCTCCGCTGGATACAGCAAGGGCACTGGGTTGGCCGCCGAGATCATTGGTACCTTTGTGCTTGTCTACACAGTCTTCTCTGCCACTGATCCCAAGAGAAGCGCAAGGGATTCCCATGTTCCCGTAAGCaccattttttgaatttaactTGAACAAATCAGTCAGTTGTAggctttaatttaattttaattaatctcGTTTGTATGTGAATCAAAGGTCTTGGCACCACTACCAATCGGATTTGCGGTGTTCATGGTTCACCTGGCCACCATTCCAATCACCGGAACTGGTATTAATCCCGCCCGGAGCTTCGGAGCTGCGGTGATCTACAACGAGAACAAGGCATGGGATGACCAAGTATGCACCACCTACCCATCTCTTTTTGGTTCCTTTTTCTCTCTGGATTTATGTCATAGAGTAGTGGTGCTAACTTAAAAAATgggtttgattttaattttcagtggattttctgggtcgGACCATTTATCGGTGCTGCTATTGCTGCGTTCTATCACCAGTTCATTTTGAGAGCAGCCGCCGCTAAAGCTCTTGGGTCCTTCAGGAGCTCATCCAACTTTTAAACTATGCCAAAGATGTGTGTCCCTGCTTACCAATTGCTTCAAAGAGCAATGGCACTTTTATATGGTCACAAGGAAGGGGAATTTGTACATTTTTAAGTTTATGGCAAGGATGTGTCCTTCGTGATCTTACTTTTGTGTTTTGGCACCCATTTTAAATGTGCCATTATGTTAATGTCGTTGTTGTCTCCAATTTTCCTTTGCATTTCTGGTCTTTTCCTTTTGTCCTGTGTACTCATGATCTTATGGTCCAAATGATCAACAAGTTCTTTGTGTTACTTCTGTCTATCAATCTCACACTTAACCCTTAACCCTTCAACAACGACTCATTTATACATTATCATCATGAATAACTAAAACGCAAgaacttgataaaaatatacgAAATCTTGATCAATCACGTGCCATACAAGTGCATTTTTTAAGATTATATGCCTCTTTTACTAAATTGTGCAACTAGGGTGCAAGTATTTTACATATAAACACCATCGCTGCCAATAACAAACACCTCCCCACTCAAGAAGGGCAACTCATCACCTCACGTTATGAAAATAACTCACTTTAATTAGAGTGATCAATTTTTTTAGCCTAGAGAATCATTGA encodes:
- the LOC133872974 gene encoding aquaporin PIP2-1; its protein translation is MAKDIEVGGQGGFPAKDYQDPPPAPLIDAEELAKWSFYRAIIAEFIATLLFLYITVLTVIGYKSQVDKTAGGEDCGGVGILGIAWAFGGMIFVLVYCTAGISGGHINPAVTFGLFLARKVSLVRAILYMVAQCLGAICGCGLVKAFQSAHYGRYGGGANELSAGYSKGTGLAAEIIGTFVLVYTVFSATDPKRSARDSHVPVLAPLPIGFAVFMVHLATIPITGTGINPARSFGAAVIYNENKAWDDQWIFWVGPFIGAAIAAFYHQFILRAAAAKALGSFRSSSNF